ATTTTAATACATACTAGAGCACTGCACATTTTTTCAGTGTGATTTAAATGATTCGAAAGTGACTTATAAATGATATCCAAATggattaataattttaaatgattCTCAATTACTGAAAATCATTAAGATTTCGTATAAAACCGTAAACTAAATTCTAATTCCGCTGAAAAAGATCCttttctgaagaattcgcggtttTGATATTTgcgaattctttagaaatCTAATGAGCGTTAAATTACTCTACATTGCACACTTATTATATCTAATAAATATGTTATGTGTTATCACCATTTTCCTTTCAGACATTGCCCAACTCTGCCCGGGATCACGCCCAACGGACGCCGCATCACGTTCATCCGGGGCATCGATTGCGACTTCCAGCCCCACCACATCCTGGACGCCATGAAGGTGGCCCTGATGATCGGGGACGTCCGCCTGGCGGAGGAGAGCGTCGGCATCGCCGGCGACATCTTCATCCTGGACGCGTCGGTGGCCAGCGCCGCCCACTTCGCCAAATTCTCGCCCACCGTGGTGAAGAAGTTCCTGATCGCCGTGCAGGAGGCGTATCCGGTGAAGGTGAAGGAGGTGCACGTGATCAACATCTCGCCGCTGGTGGACACCATCTTCAACTTCGTGAAGCCCTTCGTGAAGGAGAAGATCCGCAGCCGCATCACCTTCCACAACGACGTGGAGAGCCTCTACAAGGTGGTGCCCCGCGACCTCCTGCCCAACGAGTACGGCGGCAAGGCCGGCAACGTCGTGGAGCTGAACCAGTGGTGGAAGCAGAAGCTGGTCGACAACACCCAGTGGTTCAAGGACCAGGAGGACAAGAAGGCCAA
This region of Drosophila subpulchrella strain 33 F10 #4 breed RU33 unplaced genomic scaffold, RU_Dsub_v1.1 Primary Assembly Seq354, whole genome shotgun sequence genomic DNA includes:
- the LOC119560037 gene encoding alpha-tocopherol transfer protein-like; this encodes MMMLHPTPDQRVSIREELREPEDPADIERDIKLIREWLETQPHLPKDMDDMRLTTFLRGCKFSLEKVKKKLDMYYTMRNAVPEFFSNRDINREELNIVLDYVHCPTLPGITPNGRRITFIRGIDCDFQPHHILDAMKVALMIGDVRLAEESVGIAGDIFILDASVASAAHFAKFSPTVVKKFLIAVQEAYPVKVKEVHVINISPLVDTIFNFVKPFVKEKIRSRITFHNDVESLYKVVPRDLLPNEYGGKAGNVVELNQWWKQKLVDNTQWFKDQEDKKANESLRPGAPKTSDDLFGMEGTFRQLNID